ATCATAGTAACCCCCAGGCCATATTTCCATATAGAAAATACTGCTGCAAATCCCACCGATGTTCCGATAGGAACACCTATCAAAAGAAGAAGAGCGAAAATTCCAAAAAGAGTAAATATTTGCATTATTCCGCCTCCTCTCCTTCAATTTTTTTTAATTCAATTTTTAATCCCCTATAAATATTTTTAAAAATAAAGACGGAAAATATAGGAATGCCGATAATATACATCCATTCGGGAATTCTTAAGGCTTCGCTTTCCATATGAAAAATGGTTAGGTCCATATAGATTTCTCTAAAGGCATAATAATTAACAATTAAAAAAAGAAGAGTACTTAAAGATGCTGAAATAAAAGCCGCAATTTTTTTAAGAGTCTTTGGTAATTTGTCATAGACAGTCACCACTCCCAGGTGAGCACCTTTTTCAAAGGCGATAGCAATACCTAAAACAGTAACCCATACAAAAAAATGAACCGTAACTTCTTCGGTGAAGGCAAAAGAAAGATGAAGAATTTTTCTGCTTAAGACGTTTATAAAGGCAATCGATGCCATGATAAAAAGTAAAATTGCTGAAATTAATTCCTCAATTTTTAATTTTTTTCCTCCCATTCATTCCTCCATTTTTTAAAAAGAGGGGGTATAAAACCCCCTCTTTTTAGTCTCTGGTGTATTATTTAGCCATATCTAACTTGGCAGCAGCAACAAAATCGGTTCCTACTTCAGTAATCCATTTATCCAGTACTGGTTTGGTTGCTTCTTTGAAGGCATTTAATTCTGCCTCGGTCAGTTCAACTACTTCCATTCCCATAGTTTTAACATAAGCAATTTGATCTAAAATTTCAGGAGTTTCTCCAAATTTAT
This portion of the Candidatus Atribacteria bacterium genome encodes:
- a CDS encoding TRAP transporter small permease gives rise to the protein MGGKKLKIEELISAILLFIMASIAFINVLSRKILHLSFAFTEEVTVHFFVWVTVLGIAIAFEKGAHLGVVTVYDKLPKTLKKIAAFISASLSTLLFLIVNYYAFREIYMDLTIFHMESEALRIPEWMYIIGIPIFSVFIFKNIYRGLKIELKKIEGEEAE